The following DNA comes from Megachile rotundata isolate GNS110a chromosome 9, iyMegRotu1, whole genome shotgun sequence.
GGAAACGATTAAGGAAAAACCAGTGGTGGAGAGCGAAGTGGACGGGTGTCATTTGCTCGTCAAACGTTGCTGCAACTTGCATCGGCATCGAAGATAAAACGCGCGTTTCCGTTTCGAATCGTGTACCGTTTCCCTTCCGTTCCGTAGACTCGGTGCGGCGTAGCGGTTCGCGGCTCGATTTCTCTTCGCGGCAAAAACGCTGGGATCGCGTAAAATCGATGGGTTCTGCTAATTATCCGCGCCGTGGGAACCTCGGAAACCCGATCCCTCTCGAACTTCTTtcgaaatcgtgcgaaaaaCTTGGAATAACTTCATCGACCGTCGCGTTTTCGTTCGATAGGCAGCGATATTCGCGGGACCATTTTTCGAGCGTCCCTTTCTCCCTGTCTCGCTATCCTTTCTCGTAAAGCGCACGCAACAACCCCTTCTTCTCTTCGTCTTCTTGTTCTCGTTGCTACGTGTTCCATGGTCCCAGTAGCGATTCGTCCACGGTCGCTCGTGCGGTAAATCAGGCCACGTTGACGTTTAATGCCGGCAAATTACACGCGAAATAAATGCTCGCGAAGAAAACGAGCCACCGCTGTCTACCGCCGACGAAATCGTGCCTAGAGGAAAGCGTAAAGGCTTACCGAACCTGCTATTCCGATtcccctctctctttctctgcctCCGTAGACCGCGTAGACTACACGGTGAACcagcattttttctttttaccaGGCGATGGCGTTTCTGCACGAGAACAACGTGATGCACCGCGACATTCGTGGCAGCAATATTTTGTTGACGAAAGAGGGCGAAGTGAAGTTGGTCGATTTCGGATTGTCGAGAACCGTGAAAGGCGAAATGGGCAAACGGTACACGTGTATCGGTTCGCCGTGTTGGATGGCACCGGAAGTCGCAGCGAGCAAAGGGAACACTTCCGACGCTGGTTACGGAAACCGCGCGGACGTGTGGGCGATCGGAATCACCGCGATCGAATTGGCCGATGGTAAACCACCGTTTCAAGACATGCATCCGACCAGGGCGTTGTTCCAAATCGTTCGCAATCCACCGCCAAATTTGTACAGGCCGTCGAATTGGTCGCAAAATTTCAACGACTTCATCGCCGAGTACGTATTCGAGTACGCGTGCATGATCCGTTATCGAGACTGATATCGTTCGAATCCTTGCACTTCTACTTTTAGGTGTCTCGAGAAGAATCCAGACAACAGACCTTTCATGGCGGAAATAGCCGAACATCCTTTTCTAGCGGATATACCCGAGAACGattttttggtaagttacgACAATTTGGCAGAACAAGCGGACGATACGAACGTAAAAAGAAAAACGACAACGATATTTGCAGATGACGAAAGAGATCAAGGTACTGATGATGGACGCGGGTACGAAAGGTAAACAGGAGAGGAGACCGGAAGTGATAGTTCGAAAAGGTTTCCTCAAGGTAATAATCTTGAACAAACATCTGTATTTACCGGATATACGATCTTTTCGTTTCTTCTTCGTGATTCAGACCCACCAAACGGATCCTCTTGAGCCTATGTTCATGGAAGATCTCGCGGCACTCGAGACGCTCACGGAAGACGCGATTTTGGACGAACTGCACGACAGATTGCGGCAAGGTTACTATCACAGTTTCATCGGTGACATTCTATTGATTCTAAATCCGAACGAAAAACAGGACATTTATGGATCCGACGTGAGTATCGATCACTTTATCGATCCTTTCGATTCTCGTCGATCAACCTCGCTAACCATCTACCATTTTCCTGCAGTATCACACAAAGTATCAGTTTAAATCGCGATCGGATAACGCGCCTCACGTATACTCGGTAGCGGATAGCGCTTTTCAGGACGTGCTGCACAACGACGAGCCTCAACACATTCTATTGGCCGGAGAGAGTAATTCGGGGAAAACGACGAACATGATGCATCTGATTCAGCATCTCATGTATCTGGGGAAAGTAAGTTGAACGAACATCGCTTAAACGATTCGCCACGTAAATAGAACTTTCGTTGAACTTCAGAGCCTGCAAGATACAGGAGCTAGACTGATGAGAGCCATAAAAGTGCTTCACGCGTTTTGCAACGCCGCCACACCGTTAAATCCTAACTCGACCAGATGCGTGTTCCAAGTGCAAACCACCTACGGATCTTCCGGCAAAGCATCAGGCGGTATATTCTGGTTGTATCAGCTTGAAAAGTGGCGCGTTTCTACTCGCGACAGGTAGATTTTCCGAGTGGCTGTACGGTTACGTTCGCGATATCTGAATCGATTCCGTGCAATCAAAATTACCGATTCGTCCGTACGAATCTCGAGGTCGCGGTGTAacttttaaccctttgtactctAACAACTCGCCGCTAAGAACAAGGTTTCACTTCCCGATCGTTCTAACGGACGCGTATCGTGGTAGCTAGGTTCGTAGTATGTACTTCGTCTGCTTCGATCAATCTTTTACCGCAAGTAGTTAGAGCGAACGAACGTTTTTTACCAACCTTGCATAAGTAGATCGACGGCTTAACGTAGGTCCAAACCTTAGACGCAAAACGGAGCGCAATACTGACAGCAATTCAAATTGTTCGGTAGTCTTTCGTCATCGCGTTCGATTTACGtcccgagtgcaaagggttaatttattaagtttctCGAATCGACACGCCAGTCACGCTTTCGATATGTTCCCAACAGAAACCAATCGAATTTTCACGTGTTCTACTATTTTTACGACGGTCTCGACGTCACGAACAAATTGAAACAGTATAATCTATCGTCTGGAAGAAGGATGCGATATCTTCGAATCAGCGAAAAGGGAACGGAACGAAAGCGATCGTTCAAAGTTAGGAACGATCCACGCGGGAACGTAACGAAGTTCGAAGAGCTGAgggaaaatctgaaaatcttagAGATGGAAGAATATTGCGAGACGATCTGGAAAACTTTGGCGGCGATTTTGTGTTTAGGAGAGGTTCGATTCGTCGAAGGTAACAACGGAGAAGCTGACATGGATAATCACGACGCTGCTAACAGAGGTACGATCTAATGGACAGAACGAATCGATTGTGAAATGTTGAAACTGACAAACGAACGTTTGCTCGCACTCCAGTGGCTCAACTGCTCAATCTGGACGAAAAGAAGTTTGTTTGGTCATTGCTGAACTACTGCATAATCAGCGGTGGCGCCGTGGTACGCAAAAAATACTCCTGCGACGAAGCGAAAGAAGCAAGAGACGTCTTAGCCAACACGCTCTACCAGAGATTGGTAGACTGGATAATAAACACCATCAATCAGAAGTTCACGGTTACTCGTACTTTGTTGTAAGTTCTCAAATGAAACACGTAGTGTATGCAAATATCTTTGTCATCGTTTGCCGATGTACCGGTGGCTTTAACGAACGCGTCAAGATCCTTTTATTTTTCAGCGGAGACAAATACGGGATCAGCGTGATGGACATGTTCGGATTCGAGTGTTTCGCGGTGAACCGATTGGAGCAGCTGATAGTGAACACGATGAACGAACAGATGCAGTGTTATTACAATCAGAGGATATTCGCCTGGGAAATGGTAAGTGTTCGATAGAGGGTGACGATCTCGAGAGAATGCATTATCGCAACGACGTTGATTCGTAGCAAGAACAAGAGGAAGAAGACATACCCGTGCAGCGTTTACATTTTTACGATAACAAGGATGCGATAGATCATCTGTTGAGCAAGGACAGAGGTTTGTTCACTTTGATCGACGAAGCGTCGAAACACATGATGGATTATCAGTACGTAATGAATAAAATAGAAGAACGATCGGGCAACGTTTACGTAAAACCGGCAAGCGCTCACGAGTTCACCGTTGCTCATTATACGGGAAAATTGATTTACGACGCCAGCGAAATCGCCGAGAAGAATCGTGACTTCGTGTCGCCAGAGATGATCGAGACTCTCAGGCTATCGAGCATCGAACCCGTGAAGGAAATGTTCACGAACAAACTGACGAAGACCGGAAATCTGACCATCGTCGTCGAACATCCGAAGGTCGCCGATAAGAAGACGAGCAAAGGAAAGTGGGGCGCGCTCATGCAGGAAACGTCGAAACCGAAGGTGAGAAAACTCGAATTTTCGTCTATTCGCACCTTGTTCCTGTGAAATTATTAgatcgatattatcgatatcgaGGACTAACGATTAGGCGATAAAATTACTTGTTTATATCCCTTTGCCGTGTAGACAAAAAAGAAAAGGAGATCTCTCGCGGTGAAACGTAACGAATTACAGTGGAAAAAATATGATCACTTCgcgattattattttacaaacagAGATTTAACACCGCATCCCGAGGGCAATACTCGCAGACACGGAAAATGAGAACGTGCGCGGCTACATTTAAATCCACCAGCCTTGAAATCCTTAAGAACCTTTCGGCAGGTGGCGGAAGTGGTGGTATCCATttcatcaggtgcgtcagatcCGATCTCGAAGGGGCGCCTCGTGGCTTTTACCGCGAGGTTGTTAGACAACAAATCAGAGCGTTGGCTATTCTAGACACTGCCAAAGCCAGACAACGTGGCTACCCGCACAGAATACGCTTCCAAGAGTTTCTTCGAAGGTAGATTACTCGTACAACGATTATTCGAAAAGAGTATCTCGATCGTTATTGTTGTTGTGTCGCTTATGTTTAGGTATCAATTCTTAGCGTTCGATTTCGACGAAAACGTTGAAATCACCAAAGATAACTGCCGACTGTTATTGGTCCGATTGAAAATGGAAGGTTGGATGATCGGGAAAACGAAAGTGTTTCTAAAGTATTACAACGAGGAATACCTATCGCGCTTGTACGAGACGCAGGTGAAAAAGATTGTAAAGGTTCAGTGTATGATGAGGGCCTTTCTAGCGCGTAAGAACATGGCATCGAAAATCACCTCGACCGTGAAGAAAGAAGTCGGTAGGTAATTCGATTTACGAAGAACGAGAGAACATTGGGTACGAGCCGGCTTCATTATTCGTTTCATTTCTCCGTTTTTTTGGTTTTTATCGTCGTAAGGCTCGTACGTTTTCCATTGgttacaagaaatttaacaggAATTGTTTCAGTGAAGCAAGCGTCTTTAAAGAAGAAACCATCGGTGGAATTGTCGGAAGATCAGGCAGCGGTAATGATTCAGAAAGGTAGGACGGACGGAAAGTAATTAATGGAAAGAGAGGAATTTGATTTTTGACGAGCCTAATAGCGTAGCAAGTCATTTTCATCGCACGTTCCATCGTACTCGTTACTGTTCCATAAACAGAAAGATATGACTAAATATGTAATCTGCTCAAATGATACAGCATACAGGGGTCATGCAGTGAGGAAGGAAATGGCACCCCAACTTGGGAAGGGCCAGATAGATCCGGAGAAGATGGACATGATGAAGTTTTACAGCAGCAAATGGAGATCGAAGAGTATATTCCAAGTCCTCCTACGTTACCGTGCAGCCCGCTATCAAGACCTCGTGCAATTCTCGCAACAAGTAAGCCTTGTTTGCCGTGTTTAACCCCGATGCGGCCATTGTTTATCACGGCACTCTGTCGTTTCGCCGAACAGGTTCATCTATTCAATCAAGCGATAGTGGCGAGTCTGGAGAAGACCAATAATCAAATATCGATAGAGAAGATCGACTCGAAAGTTTCCGCGTCCGGATACTTGGGCCAGATGAGACCACCTCAAGTGCACAAGCTCCCTTTCAACTTTTATAGCGACTTACCTTTCACGAGCGGCAACGCGGGGATGAAAGGTTTCGGGTGAGTCGATTTTACGTGACTTCTATCGTGAGTGTCTTTATTGCGTTAGTGGTAGACGTAAAGAAACGAGGGGTTTCGCTAGTGGGCCCAAATCGACCGGAGAGAAAACTTAGACGACAACCGTCCTGATTCGTTGATTAGTTTCGATCCTCATCGTTAGACGTCATCCACCATTTAAATATCGTATCGTGTGCGTAGTTAGTCCTCCGTGTCTTGTGTCCGTGTTTCCCCCTACTCGTAATACTGTCCACGGAATAGAAAGAAAACTAAAATAATAACGGAACAGCTACACGACGGAGAGAGCCTCGTGTAGCCCGTGACGCGTAAACGCGTCGTTGTAATCGACGTCTTTTGCTTTTTTTGTCCTATTGTCGCGCGCTTCCACGTGTTgcacttttctttttctttttttttctctctattATTTTGTTAAACTGCGCAACAAGTCACGCTCTCCTTTCTCGTTGTGTGTGCCGTCTCTATCGAGTTTAAGAGCCGCTTAAGAATCTCTGCGGAGACTTGTGGCGTCAACTGAGAAATACGTTCTCGCAGATCCGCGTCGTCATCGGCGTCTGACGACGAGCACGAAGCCTGGGACGCGCCATTACGGAGACAAACGGTGCCTTGGGCCAACAGGAACACTCGTACCAGAGGTGCCTATCACATTTTGTTTCATTCCCGTCGAGCCGCATCGATACCGATACCCGATCGTACGCCACTATTCATGCAGGAACATACATACGTTTATCCTACATTTTCAAGTCTCTCGCTCTtctgtttcttttctttatccGATCCGAGTCCGACGATCGCGCGTACAGGGTGCGCCTCGATTGCGAATCGTACGCGGAAACGCGGGAACCGCGAGTACGCGATCGAAACGTTTCAAGAAACAGACTAGGCGCGAGAACCGCGTACAAGCTGGCTCGACAGAAATTTTACTTTTCTCGTTTCACAATTCGGAACTTCGGTTTCGGGACAAAACCGTCTCGACGCGCGGCATTTATCGCGCTACAATCGAATTTAGAAGGGATTTCTTTCTCGAGGCAGCTTGCACGATTATCACGTCACTCTGTATAGTTCGTCCGACTCGGTGCATTTTCATCAGATTCTCTTTCTCTTGCAGTCGTAATAAGAAGGTGTTTCACCGAGTATATTGTCACTTAATCAATTTATCGTCGCTAACGATCGATCGAGATTCGCTTTCGTATGATCGTTTTACGGTTAAGAGAGGTGCGCGTTTGGGGCGACGAGACGACGGTCCGAGAAAAATCGAGACAAAAATCTCGATTGCCTGTGCCGAGTGGCGAATACTTTCCTCGGGAGAGAACTCACTCTCCATTGGATTGATCTGCATTTTTCAGACGTCGAGGTTCAAACAACGAACTCGCCACATCGAGTGGCGAATTCAGGCGCCGAGGGACAGAGTCTGATCAACACTCCGTTTTCCAGAGACCCAAATATCTCGGTCCGATGTCCACCGGAAGAATCAGCCCGAAGCAGAATGGGTAACTCCGGGTATCAACAACTTCCGAGCAACCGTAGTCCCGTACCATCTGCTAACGCTCACAATCCTCGCTCAGTAAGTTGGACGATATCGATCAGCCTTTCTTCTACTCTTCTCTCGCTCCGAGTCTCGCCCCGAGTTTACGCTCTACCTTTTGTTTCCACCGATACTTTGATCGTTCGTGTTTTCAGAATAATTACGATAGCACTGGATCGATACGCTCTAGAAAACACGCACCGCCACCGCCTATTCCGTTCAATCAGTCGCAACCACCCCCGATGCGTAGCACCGACAATTACGGTCAAGACGCTCGAAGTAAAAGCAACGTAGACAGCGGTAGCAACGATTGGGAGTTCGACGACAGAATTAACAGAAATGCCGGCAATGTTAATCGGTTCGATAAAGCTAACTCTACAAATACATACTCTGCTTTAAAAGTTCGTCAAACTACCCTGATCATTTTTTTCTTCGTCCTTTTCAGCGTCAATCCGATACAGGAACTGCAAATGATAGGTCGTAGAAATAACAATGTCGGTAACGACGACGACGAACCACCGTTCAATTTCCAGGTGCGTGAATTTTTTACCAACGCGTTCGCGTTACTTCATTCGGCGCGTGTCCCCGAAACGTAACGTCGACGTTGCTCTGTTCCAGGCGATGTTGAGGAAAACGAGTCACAACAGAGCGTCGATGAAACGTACTCCCGTCTACGATAGCTATGCCCCTTCACCACTGCCAGGTTCCGGATACCGTGGAACCCGTGAGACCGAGTCGAACGTTGTTTACAGAAGCGGCGGAAGTCGTAGAGATTCCGCCGAATGGAGTCCGAACGAGATGGTAAGAATGTCCGAAAAGTACGGAAAAGAAGGAGCTTGGGGAGAAGATCGGTCCAACACGGCTCAACGAGGCCAAACAACTTCGGAGAGCGTCACAGCGGAGATTGCGCCAGGAATCGTTGTCGAAGGCTACGTGGCCGAATTGTAAACAACGAACGCTTCTTTCGAGCATAATTCGCAAACTGTGTCCTTCTTCTTTCgatcaatttcgaaattcagcTACACCTTCTGCCCTCGTAAGCGAGAAGTATGAGTAAGTTGGGCGTGTGGTGGAGGAAAAACAACCCTTTCCTATAcgtgtcgatatcgaacgatgTTTCGAACTGTTTAAACGACGATAATAAATATGCGAACACGTCTATTGAAACGTTGTACGATTGAAAGGAAAAAGGACACGGCTAAACAACCGATGAACGCTTCTTATGTGTCGAACCATGTATACAAAAACTGGATTCAGTTGGAATTGCGAATGTCGCGTAAAAAGAGAAGAACAAGGAAAAGAAGAAGCGGAACAAAGAAGCTTGTAAAGATACCTGTAGATGTCCCGATGGAAACAAATGTAAGATTCGTATGATCGAATTGAACGATTGATGCCCAAAATCCACCAACGTTGCTGACTCGGAGAGACTCTTTTTATCCacaaatatgtacatacattgtatatttttagcacttttctttttctctcttctttctttctttttttctaaatGAACACGAACAACACGACGATACAACGCTTCTTTTGTAATTTCTATCTGTACCTCGAGCGACCGTGATGTCGGCGATTCTTGTCCAATGTACAATAATTTTTCATGGAAGGATTCGATTTCCAAAAACGTGCCTATGTTCTCGAACAGTTAGCAATGCTCCTTACCGACGCGCAGTATCTCATCGTCCTTTTTTTTATAACGGCTGTATTCGCAAACGAAGAAAAAATTACCGTTACCTTTATCGATAATTCGTACGGCCATGCGTACCTACCATGTCACACCGTTATTACAACGCAAAAAACGAAACGATCAAAAGGCGATCAAGTTCGTATATCCAATTCGAAACGATGCTTCTGTACCCCTTTGCCGCACGCAATTCACATTCATCGATGGAATCGAATTGTCATCGAAAAAGTGCACCTTGCACCATTTGCAAAGATTGGCTCCATTTGCAAAGCACGAAATTCCACTCACTTTTacgaagtaaaatatttataaaaatttcaaccgACTGATGCACGATtgtcaaaaattttaaacaataaagaGTTAAAAACTACGCTACTTTTATCCCGAAAGCAAATCCTTCTACCCTCATATCCCATCATTTTTCGTATCGTAAATGTTCTCAAAGCAACCAATAGcgataaacaattttattacttttcttataaaattttggcggatataacaataaaaatactttGCACCCTGTAAACGCGATACTGGCCATCGGACAGTGACTATAAAAgcgatatttacaatattatacgaatatacatttaaaaaataacaacgATCAACCATATCCTTGTTCGTTTACGAATCACAGAGaaattataatacttttaaGGCAATTATCAAACAGATCATTACATCGTTAATACGCATTTAAGAAAGTTGCGCAGAAAAGTCTTGAACTTCTTGAAGCTCGTTACCCAACccgaaattcaatttcaatctTTATCAACCCGAGGATTATCCTGATTACTATTCTGCTGCGAATTCTGCTTGATTATACTAACTAAGGCGTGTAACCGTGTAGGACGCACATTTTGCAGCACCATGTGCGCTTCCTCCAAGATCAGCAGACCATTATGAGCGTCGTTCGCCGATAGATTGTGCGCAAGTATTACGTGTCGTCTCCAAGCCGCATGCGTAGGGAGAATCTGAAAAATGATCATACTCGGTTCACGCCTTATCAATCGCTATATTACTGTAAACTCGTTCGCGATTATCGATATGATCTAAATAATTTCCTACGAACTGTTGATCTCGAGTACCTACCTGCAGACACCATTTGCAATTAAGCGACGGCGAGATCGTGTGGACAGCTTTGATATGTCTTCGTCGAAATCCCCAACTCGTGTACGTCCTATCGCAAAAGGGACAGGGAAACGGTGGATACGCAGCAGCACCCTGTACAGTCTCGTCCGGCAAGTCTGAACTGCCAGCAATTCCGACGTAAGCTGGAAATACGGAACGCAGAACTCTGGGATCTTGTTCCACGAAAATATTCGCTGTATCCTGTTGATCCACCGTTGGCTCCGAATACGAACGATTCGGTGACCGAAGCTCGTCGATGGATCGAGAAGTGTTCCAAGGTGGAGTTCGATCGAGGGTTATCGGAGGCCTAGACGAGGTTCGAGGCTCTGGCGAAGGTGTCGATCGTTCTCGGGCATCGGCGATCACGGTTACGGTTGGTTTTGAAGATCCTGCAAGTAATTCCAGTCTACGACTTCAAATTTTCTATGTTCGATCAAAGTCGACGCGTTTCGATCAAATGGTCCGTCGGTGACAAATGGAAGGAAAGGACGATTCAGCATGGATAAAGGTTCTTGGATCGAGGAATTTTTTCTGAATTCGTAAACAcgttttctttcaaatttacacCCGTATCTTTGGATACCGACTAACTTAAGACGTTCAAAGTTTATTTGTTCGAAActttttaagtttattttttaacatagtTACCAAGATACGAACGAATGCAAAAGAAAGTAAAATGCGTGTACGAGGAAACGGAGTACCGGCAAATAACGAgacaattaaaaatgtaaaataggtTTATTTGCAACCAGTCGCGTGTGTGTTTTTTCTACAATCGTATCTGATTCAAATGAACAATTAACTCGAAGCGTATCATGCCCTCCGCGAGATCAATCAACGAAATCAAAGAGAGCGGTAAACGAACGGAGGAAACCAAATTTGTTCGTTCGGTAATAAACGTTCGAAATAAACTTTCCAAAACTGTAATTCGCGTGAAGTCTCGTTACGGCACATTTTACGCGTTAAATACTCTACTAGCATATTTTATGTGGGATTAGGAGCCCATACCCAATAAAAGGAATCGTGGAATCGAATAGCCGACCGTGAACCTCTCGGTTTTGGGTCCGGTTTCAAATGTTCCCATTTTCCACGGATTCCTATACTTACGTTACTACTCTCAACATAACAGCTACTTCTCATTTACATGTACAGggtgttaaaaaattaataatcgcAGCTCAGAGGAACAGACATTTGCAAAGAAAACCTAGCAATATACTTTTCTTTGCAAAGGTTTTTTGAAAGTATCGCGATGGTTTCGCCTAAAAATTTACTTCTGTAAATCACGAGTATTACTTTCTTAACACCCTGTGCGTTAAGTCGCGATCttgtgcgcgcgcgcgcgcctGATCATACTGACGCATTATCATTTCGCGCGACACGCAATTCTCTACATTTAATCGCGTACTTTGCAGGTATTTGCAGTTCGCGGGTATACGTACACCTATATATTTAACTACTCGCGTACGTTAATGCGTGTGATTGCACAACCGCGTGCACAGAGAACTTTTGATCAGCGAAGGAAAGAGGGTTCACCACTTTCCTGAGCGGTTCGTGGTTTCGAAGGGACAAGAGTAGTTTCGTTGAGCTAACTGTAACACGTGGATTTCCCTTTAACCGACCAAGTATCTATGCACGCGACTGTACGTACTTTCCGTGCCGTCGAGTGTAAGACAGATCCCGCGTGTGTCCCTACGAcacaacgcgtaataatattagtatacACGTGTTATTGTAGATCGTCTACGACAAGAGTGCGTATTCGCGTGAACATCGTGAAGAAACGACAGGGAGGAATGTTACGTTGCTCAAAATACGAGACATAAGGTAcaagagaaaaaggaaaaaggaagGACACCTTTCGATAATTAAACGAAAGACAACGGTAGGTTCGTCTCGAAGAACGAAAAGATTTAAAATTGCGCGATCATTTGCCTCGTGAAAGCCAAACGTGAAGCGTATAGTTAATTGGACCACGCCTGAAACGCTTTCCGTCTCCCTACTCTCTCTTTCTTTAAAGGCATTCTGCTGTTTACTACGAAACTCTCGATTCTATCTATCGATTCTTCGAAAAAGCGTGTAGTCCATTAAGTTCTAGTCCGTTTTAAGTTGCCTTATTATTATGCGTGTACACTCATCAGAAATCCCCCATCATCGTCGCACCTTTCTTTATTCTATATCGTGTTATTCTTTCTACAAGAAAATTCGCGATTATCGACTCAGCGACAGAAGAAAGGATACGGAGAAACATCGAGAACGATTTCCATGACGATCCTACACGATCTATGACCGATCAGAACGATGGATCGGCGTAACAGAAAAATTTCACTCCAGCCAGTGGAAACGTTTACGTTTTACCCCTGACCTGAAACGCCCTAGTCATTGAGTGTAAACCGACCGCCTCTGGAACAGATACCTTTTCAAACCCCTATTGCTAGTATCGATCTTTGTCACGCAATTTTTCCACGTCTCCTCCCATTCGACGCTGTTCGGTGCAATGCCGCTAAAGTGCAACAGAACTTCCCTTATCAAATGTATTTTGTTACTATCGAACTGCTGTTTCCCCATCTTGCCGTTCACGTTACAAAGAATCCTCTCCTCCGGGGTAAAAAGAATCTTCATAAGGTCACAGGCCAAATGATCCATCGGTCGAGAAGATGCCCACGTTGAAATAATCTCCGGACTCGGCAGAAGATCGGCGTAAGGTAGTTGCTCATACGCGTACAGCATTGGCTTCACGTCCGAGAATCCAGTTAGGCCGGATAACCCAGATAAACCGGAAATGTCTTCAGCAGGGCTGTTCCCAGACCCTGCCACACACATCAGACCACAGCCTGCTTTAGACACGGATCCCCCTGGACGCGCGACAGTCGAACAATCAAACAAAACTCGACGagatttttttcgtttttttttttctttttagctCTTTAATACGATCGATGGATCGCGTATCGTTCGATTTCTCTCCTATGCCGCGCATGCACGCGTACGTTTTACTGGATCAgaaaaaaaatctaaaataatcCCAAGTAACTAGAAGTCAGGACTGCGTGTACTCGATCGAACGAGTACATGCCAAATGATTCTATCAAACTACGTACGTTTCTCTGTATGTTTTATCTAATCGTCATCTGGTTCCTTGACCTCTAGTCTCTTCGATCATATTTCTCTTTTTACAATTTGCTACCTGCACGCGCTTCCGTTTCCGCTAACGATTCGCTGAGAACATCAAGCGAAAccaaaagaaacgaaagaaagaaatacgTGCCAGACCAATATCGATCAACGACGGAACAACGATCAAAGCTAACTGAGTTACGTTAACAAAGCAGACGTCGAGCAAAATAATCGATCAAATTAGATGCTTCCTAACGATATAAGCTTGACTCGTTGAAAATCTTGCACAATTCTGTGAGTAGTGTATCCGTCAA
Coding sequences within:
- the ninaC gene encoding STKc_myosinIII_N_like and MYSc_Myo21 domain-containing protein ninaC isoform X2; the protein is MSDYGYGRRGGSDSRRSGSRGDDDDYEDRGRSTLQRLDSIQDPGKRYLLRECIGSGVCGDVYEAIDQQAGNKRVAVKVQKLTPESQSLIIEEYKVLRDFASHPNLPDFYGIYRRRSGKKTEYDQIWFVMELCDGGTVMDLVHGLLAMDRKMREEHIGFILREVIQAMAFLHENNVMHRDIRGSNILLTKEGEVKLVDFGLSRTVKGEMGKRYTCIGSPCWMAPEVAASKGNTSDAGYGNRADVWAIGITAIELADGKPPFQDMHPTRALFQIVRNPPPNLYRPSNWSQNFNDFIAECLEKNPDNRPFMAEIAEHPFLADIPENDFLMTKEIKVLMMDAGTKGKQERRPEVIVRKGFLKTHQTDPLEPMFMEDLAALETLTEDAILDELHDRLRQGYYHSFIGDILLILNPNEKQDIYGSDYHTKYQFKSRSDNAPHVYSVADSAFQDVLHNDEPQHILLAGESNSGKTTNMMHLIQHLMYLGKSLQDTGARLMRAIKVLHAFCNAATPLNPNSTRCVFQVQTTYGSSGKASGGIFWLYQLEKWRVSTRDRNQSNFHVFYYFYDGLDVTNKLKQYNLSSGRRMRYLRISEKGTERKRSFKVRNDPRGNVTKFEELRENLKILEMEEYCETIWKTLAAILCLGEVRFVEGNNGEADMDNHDAANRVAQLLNLDEKKFVWSLLNYCIISGGAVVRKKYSCDEAKEARDVLANTLYQRLVDWIINTINQKFTVTRTLFGDKYGISVMDMFGFECFAVNRLEQLIVNTMNEQMQCYYNQRIFAWEMQEQEEEDIPVQRLHFYDNKDAIDHLLSKDRGLFTLIDEASKHMMDYQYVMNKIEERSGNVYVKPASAHEFTVAHYTGKLIYDASEIAEKNRDFVSPEMIETLRLSSIEPVKEMFTNKLTKTGNLTIVVEHPKVADKKTSKGKWGALMQETSKPKRFNTASRGQYSQTRKMRTCAATFKSTSLEILKNLSAGGGSGGIHFIRCVRSDLEGAPRGFYREVVRQQIRALAILDTAKARQRGYPHRIRFQEFLRRYQFLAFDFDENVEITKDNCRLLLVRLKMEGWMIGKTKVFLKYYNEEYLSRLYETQVKKIVKVQCMMRAFLARKNMASKITSTVKKEVAYRGHAVRKEMAPQLGKGQIDPEKMDMMKFYSSKWRSKSIFQVLLRYRAARYQDLVQFSQQVHLFNQAIVASLEKTNNQISIEKIDSKVSASGYLGQMRPPQVHKLPFNFYSDLPFTSGNAGMKGFGSASSSASDDEHEAWDAPLRRQTVPWANRNTRTRDVEVQTTNSPHRVANSGAEGQSLINTPFSRDPNISVRCPPEESARSRMGNSGYQQLPSNRSPVPSANAHNPRSNNYDSTGSIRSRKHAPPPPIPFNQSQPPPMRSTDNYGQDARSKSNVDSGSNDWEFDDRINRNAGNVNRVNPIQELQMIGRRNNNVGNDDDEPPFNFQAMLRKTSHNRASMKRTPVYDSYAPSPLPGSGYRGTRETESNVVYRSGGSRRDSAEWSPNEMVRMSEKYGKEGAWGEDRSNTAQRGQTTSESVTAEIAPGIVVEGYVAEL